One genomic window of Methanospirillum lacunae includes the following:
- a CDS encoding HisA/HisF-related TIM barrel protein — protein MDLILAADLKSGKIVHGKSGRRDEYRPVQTPLASTAEPIRYLQEIRPRYLYIADLDRITDAGNHDLLIPDLAGLVDSLYLDRGCRSPDDMLDCPGVKNIVGTETVGSDLSAFRGGFLSVDMKEGLVVPGGEDPAQILDAAKSWSFDGCILLDIGGVGTRRGLDRPTLERFRVAYQGRLFWGGGVSGMEDLTLLASCGFDGAIIATALHSGAIPLIMIREGCLC, from the coding sequence ATGGACCTAATCCTTGCAGCAGACTTGAAAAGTGGCAAAATCGTCCATGGAAAGAGTGGCAGACGGGACGAGTACAGGCCCGTTCAGACCCCTCTTGCCTCAACTGCCGAACCGATACGCTATCTGCAGGAAATTAGACCGCGGTATCTGTACATCGCTGACCTTGATCGGATCACTGATGCCGGTAACCATGATCTTCTTATACCGGATCTGGCAGGACTGGTGGATTCCCTCTATCTCGATCGGGGGTGCCGATCTCCTGACGATATGTTGGACTGTCCTGGAGTGAAAAACATCGTTGGGACCGAAACTGTAGGATCTGATCTCTCTGCATTCAGAGGAGGATTTCTCTCGGTAGATATGAAAGAAGGGCTTGTAGTTCCCGGTGGAGAAGATCCTGCTCAAATTCTTGATGCTGCAAAATCCTGGTCATTTGACGGGTGTATCCTTCTTGATATAGGGGGTGTGGGAACAAGGCGTGGGCTCGATCGCCCAACCCTTGAACGTTTTAGGGTTGCATATCAGGGCCGTCTTTTCTGGGGAGGTGGTGTTTCAGGTATGGAGGATCTTACCCTTCTTGCCAGTTGTGGGTTTGATGGTGCCATCATTGCGACTGCTCTTCATAGCGGGGCTATCCCGCTTATTATGATACGGGAAGGATGCCTGTGCTGA
- the tmk gene encoding dTMP kinase, which produces MLITLEGIDGCGKSSLHEALAVSLSDLFPVMTREPGATWIGDQVRRAIAEQADPIAEALLFVADHAAHLREVVRPALSEGRLVISDRYIDSRFAYQEVSLSGCLSDPAGWLYSVHNGWTVIPDLTFLLVLSVDTALGRTKNRISAEHFEKADVLARVQENYLSRARAEPWRFVIVDGALAPEVILNFVTAEIRKRVLGKKLP; this is translated from the coding sequence GTGCTGATTACACTCGAAGGAATTGATGGATGTGGAAAAAGCAGCCTTCATGAGGCACTCGCCGTCAGTCTAAGCGATCTTTTTCCAGTGATGACACGGGAACCTGGTGCTACCTGGATTGGTGATCAGGTACGGCGTGCAATTGCAGAACAGGCAGATCCGATTGCAGAAGCCCTCCTCTTTGTGGCTGATCATGCAGCCCATCTCCGTGAAGTAGTCAGGCCTGCTCTGTCAGAAGGAAGACTAGTAATTTCGGACCGGTATATTGACAGCAGATTTGCCTACCAGGAAGTTTCGCTTTCGGGTTGTCTTTCTGATCCTGCGGGGTGGCTTTATTCTGTGCATAATGGCTGGACGGTCATCCCGGATCTCACATTTCTTCTGGTTCTGTCAGTGGATACCGCCCTTGGGAGGACAAAGAACAGAATATCTGCAGAACATTTTGAGAAGGCAGATGTTCTTGCTCGGGTTCAGGAAAATTATCTTTCACGTGCAAGGGCAGAGCCATGGCGATTTGTGATTGTTGATGGGGCACTTGCTCCTGAAGTTATCCTGAATTTTGTTACTGCTGAAATCAGGAAGAGGGTACTTGGGAAGAAACTCCCCTAA